A genomic stretch from Sebastes fasciatus isolate fSebFas1 chromosome 23, fSebFas1.pri, whole genome shotgun sequence includes:
- the LOC141761806 gene encoding uncharacterized protein LOC141761806 isoform X7 has protein sequence MLLPRHSALLCGQFGVFSRRVVAVVIRRRCSAPEVVFRGKINTRDTQQQQQRHTESSRVMLSNVEIKAKVSDPTLFAEKAAKLSQSEGTIIGQHDTFFNCRHGRLKLRDFMNEAGQLIFYERPDTDGPKLSRYSISPTSDPSSLRAVLSDALGVKGEVRKERRLFLIGQTRVHLDTVEGLGNYMELERSRQHREESRQKTNRW, from the exons ATGTTGCTCCCCCGTCACTCAGCGCTGCTCTGCGGTCAGTTTGGTGTCTTCTCCCGGCGAGTAGTAGCAGTAGTCATCCGCCGCCGATGCTCCGCCCCGGAGGTAGTTTTTCGCGGTAAAATCAACACACgagacacacagcagcagcagcagagacacacTGAGTCCAG TAGAGTCATGCTGTCCAACGTGGAAATCAAAGCCAAAGTGAGCGACCCAACGCTGTTCGCCGAGAAGGCCGCCaagctcagccaatcagagggaaCGATCATCGGACAGCACGACACCTTCTTCAACTGCCGCCATGGACGACTGAAGCTGCGAGACTTCATG aaCGAGGCAGGTCAGCTGATCTTCTACGAGCGTCCGGACACCGatggacccaaactgtcccGTTACTCCATCAGTCCGACCAGCGACCCGTCAAGTCTCCGG gcGGTGCTGTCAGACGCTCTTGGGGTTAAAGGTGAGGTGCGGAAGGAGCGACGGCtgtttctgattggtcagacCAGAGTTCACCTGGACACAGTGGAGGGGCTGGGGAACTACATGGAGCTGGag AGGAGCagacagcacagagaggagtccagacagaaaacaaacag gTGGTGA
- the LOC141761806 gene encoding uncharacterized protein LOC141761806 isoform X2, with the protein MLLPRHSALLCGQFGVFSRRVVAVVIRRRCSAPEVVFRGKINTRDTQQQQQRHTESRVMLSNVEIKAKVSDPTLFAEKAAKLSQSEGTIIGQHDTFFNCRHGRLKLRDFMNEAGQLIFYERPDTDGPKLSRYSISPTSDPSSLRAVLSDALGVKGEVRKERRLFLIGQTRVHLDTVEGLGNYMELETAQRGVQTENKQVVMRPEQTVEDGQKVAEDLMVKLGVSKESLVMGAYMDLILKGH; encoded by the exons ATGTTGCTCCCCCGTCACTCAGCGCTGCTCTGCGGTCAGTTTGGTGTCTTCTCCCGGCGAGTAGTAGCAGTAGTCATCCGCCGCCGATGCTCCGCCCCGGAGGTAGTTTTTCGCGGTAAAATCAACACACgagacacacagcagcagcagcagagacacacTGAGTCCAG AGTCATGCTGTCCAACGTGGAAATCAAAGCCAAAGTGAGCGACCCAACGCTGTTCGCCGAGAAGGCCGCCaagctcagccaatcagagggaaCGATCATCGGACAGCACGACACCTTCTTCAACTGCCGCCATGGACGACTGAAGCTGCGAGACTTCATG aaCGAGGCAGGTCAGCTGATCTTCTACGAGCGTCCGGACACCGatggacccaaactgtcccGTTACTCCATCAGTCCGACCAGCGACCCGTCAAGTCTCCGG gcGGTGCTGTCAGACGCTCTTGGGGTTAAAGGTGAGGTGCGGAAGGAGCGACGGCtgtttctgattggtcagacCAGAGTTCACCTGGACACAGTGGAGGGGCTGGGGAACTACATGGAGCTGGag acagcacagagaggagtccagacagaaaacaaacag gTGGTGATGCGTCCAGAGCAGACCGTTGAAGACGGACAGAAG gttgCCGAGGATCTGATGGTGAAGTTGGGTGTCTCAAAGGAGAGTCTGGTGATGGGAGCGTACATGGACCTGATACTGAAGGGACactaa
- the LOC141761806 gene encoding uncharacterized protein LOC141761806 isoform X5 has translation MLLPRHSALLCGQFGVFSRRVVAVVIRRRCSAPEVVFRGKINTRDTQQQQQRHTESRVMLSNVEIKAKVSDPTLFAEKAAKLSQSEGTIIGQHDTFFNCRHGRLKLRDFMNEAGQLIFYERPDTDGPKLSRYSISPTSDPSSLRAVLSDALGVKGEVRKERRLFLIGQTRVHLDTVEGLGNYMELEVVMRPEQTVEDGQKVAEDLMVKLGVSKESLVMGAYMDLILKGH, from the exons ATGTTGCTCCCCCGTCACTCAGCGCTGCTCTGCGGTCAGTTTGGTGTCTTCTCCCGGCGAGTAGTAGCAGTAGTCATCCGCCGCCGATGCTCCGCCCCGGAGGTAGTTTTTCGCGGTAAAATCAACACACgagacacacagcagcagcagcagagacacacTGAGTCCAG AGTCATGCTGTCCAACGTGGAAATCAAAGCCAAAGTGAGCGACCCAACGCTGTTCGCCGAGAAGGCCGCCaagctcagccaatcagagggaaCGATCATCGGACAGCACGACACCTTCTTCAACTGCCGCCATGGACGACTGAAGCTGCGAGACTTCATG aaCGAGGCAGGTCAGCTGATCTTCTACGAGCGTCCGGACACCGatggacccaaactgtcccGTTACTCCATCAGTCCGACCAGCGACCCGTCAAGTCTCCGG gcGGTGCTGTCAGACGCTCTTGGGGTTAAAGGTGAGGTGCGGAAGGAGCGACGGCtgtttctgattggtcagacCAGAGTTCACCTGGACACAGTGGAGGGGCTGGGGAACTACATGGAGCTGGag gTGGTGATGCGTCCAGAGCAGACCGTTGAAGACGGACAGAAG gttgCCGAGGATCTGATGGTGAAGTTGGGTGTCTCAAAGGAGAGTCTGGTGATGGGAGCGTACATGGACCTGATACTGAAGGGACactaa
- the LOC141761806 gene encoding uncharacterized protein LOC141761806 isoform X1, which translates to MLLPRHSALLCGQFGVFSRRVVAVVIRRRCSAPEVVFRGKINTRDTQQQQQRHTESSRVMLSNVEIKAKVSDPTLFAEKAAKLSQSEGTIIGQHDTFFNCRHGRLKLRDFMNEAGQLIFYERPDTDGPKLSRYSISPTSDPSSLRAVLSDALGVKGEVRKERRLFLIGQTRVHLDTVEGLGNYMELETAQRGVQTENKQVVMRPEQTVEDGQKVAEDLMVKLGVSKESLVMGAYMDLILKGH; encoded by the exons ATGTTGCTCCCCCGTCACTCAGCGCTGCTCTGCGGTCAGTTTGGTGTCTTCTCCCGGCGAGTAGTAGCAGTAGTCATCCGCCGCCGATGCTCCGCCCCGGAGGTAGTTTTTCGCGGTAAAATCAACACACgagacacacagcagcagcagcagagacacacTGAGTCCAG TAGAGTCATGCTGTCCAACGTGGAAATCAAAGCCAAAGTGAGCGACCCAACGCTGTTCGCCGAGAAGGCCGCCaagctcagccaatcagagggaaCGATCATCGGACAGCACGACACCTTCTTCAACTGCCGCCATGGACGACTGAAGCTGCGAGACTTCATG aaCGAGGCAGGTCAGCTGATCTTCTACGAGCGTCCGGACACCGatggacccaaactgtcccGTTACTCCATCAGTCCGACCAGCGACCCGTCAAGTCTCCGG gcGGTGCTGTCAGACGCTCTTGGGGTTAAAGGTGAGGTGCGGAAGGAGCGACGGCtgtttctgattggtcagacCAGAGTTCACCTGGACACAGTGGAGGGGCTGGGGAACTACATGGAGCTGGag acagcacagagaggagtccagacagaaaacaaacag gTGGTGATGCGTCCAGAGCAGACCGTTGAAGACGGACAGAAG gttgCCGAGGATCTGATGGTGAAGTTGGGTGTCTCAAAGGAGAGTCTGGTGATGGGAGCGTACATGGACCTGATACTGAAGGGACactaa
- the LOC141761806 gene encoding uncharacterized protein LOC141761806 isoform X6, translated as MLLPRHSALLCGQFGVFSRRVVAVVIRRRCSAPEVVFRGKINTRDTQQQQQRHTESSRVMLSNVEIKAKVSDPTLFAEKAAKLSQSEGTIIGQHDTFFNCRHGRLKLRDFMNEAGQLIFYERPDTDGPKLSRYSISPTSDPSSLRAVLSDALGVKGEVRKERRLFLIGQTRVHLDTVEGLGNYMELEVLCCVTPPRLGVASTVVSSQRCG; from the exons ATGTTGCTCCCCCGTCACTCAGCGCTGCTCTGCGGTCAGTTTGGTGTCTTCTCCCGGCGAGTAGTAGCAGTAGTCATCCGCCGCCGATGCTCCGCCCCGGAGGTAGTTTTTCGCGGTAAAATCAACACACgagacacacagcagcagcagcagagacacacTGAGTCCAG TAGAGTCATGCTGTCCAACGTGGAAATCAAAGCCAAAGTGAGCGACCCAACGCTGTTCGCCGAGAAGGCCGCCaagctcagccaatcagagggaaCGATCATCGGACAGCACGACACCTTCTTCAACTGCCGCCATGGACGACTGAAGCTGCGAGACTTCATG aaCGAGGCAGGTCAGCTGATCTTCTACGAGCGTCCGGACACCGatggacccaaactgtcccGTTACTCCATCAGTCCGACCAGCGACCCGTCAAGTCTCCGG gcGGTGCTGTCAGACGCTCTTGGGGTTAAAGGTGAGGTGCGGAAGGAGCGACGGCtgtttctgattggtcagacCAGAGTTCACCTGGACACAGTGGAGGGGCTGGGGAACTACATGGAGCTGGag GTATTGTGTTGTGTCACACCTCCGCGGCTGGGCGTAGCGTCCACGGTTGTGTCTTCGCAACGCTGTGGCTGA
- the LOC141761806 gene encoding uncharacterized protein LOC141761806 isoform X3 translates to MLLPRHSALLCGQFGVFSRRVVAVVIRRRCSAPEVVFRGKINTRDTQQQQQRHTDRVMLSNVEIKAKVSDPTLFAEKAAKLSQSEGTIIGQHDTFFNCRHGRLKLRDFMNEAGQLIFYERPDTDGPKLSRYSISPTSDPSSLRAVLSDALGVKGEVRKERRLFLIGQTRVHLDTVEGLGNYMELETAQRGVQTENKQVVMRPEQTVEDGQKVAEDLMVKLGVSKESLVMGAYMDLILKGH, encoded by the exons ATGTTGCTCCCCCGTCACTCAGCGCTGCTCTGCGGTCAGTTTGGTGTCTTCTCCCGGCGAGTAGTAGCAGTAGTCATCCGCCGCCGATGCTCCGCCCCGGAGGTAGTTTTTCGCGGTAAAATCAACACACgagacacacagcagcagcagcagagacacacTGA TAGAGTCATGCTGTCCAACGTGGAAATCAAAGCCAAAGTGAGCGACCCAACGCTGTTCGCCGAGAAGGCCGCCaagctcagccaatcagagggaaCGATCATCGGACAGCACGACACCTTCTTCAACTGCCGCCATGGACGACTGAAGCTGCGAGACTTCATG aaCGAGGCAGGTCAGCTGATCTTCTACGAGCGTCCGGACACCGatggacccaaactgtcccGTTACTCCATCAGTCCGACCAGCGACCCGTCAAGTCTCCGG gcGGTGCTGTCAGACGCTCTTGGGGTTAAAGGTGAGGTGCGGAAGGAGCGACGGCtgtttctgattggtcagacCAGAGTTCACCTGGACACAGTGGAGGGGCTGGGGAACTACATGGAGCTGGag acagcacagagaggagtccagacagaaaacaaacag gTGGTGATGCGTCCAGAGCAGACCGTTGAAGACGGACAGAAG gttgCCGAGGATCTGATGGTGAAGTTGGGTGTCTCAAAGGAGAGTCTGGTGATGGGAGCGTACATGGACCTGATACTGAAGGGACactaa
- the LOC141761806 gene encoding uncharacterized protein LOC141761806 isoform X4, with amino-acid sequence MLLPRHSALLCGQFGVFSRRVVAVVIRRRCSAPEVVFRGKINTRDTQQQQQRHTESSRVMLSNVEIKAKVSDPTLFAEKAAKLSQSEGTIIGQHDTFFNCRHGRLKLRDFMNEAGQLIFYERPDTDGPKLSRYSISPTSDPSSLRAVLSDALGVKGEVRKERRLFLIGQTRVHLDTVEGLGNYMELEVVMRPEQTVEDGQKVAEDLMVKLGVSKESLVMGAYMDLILKGH; translated from the exons ATGTTGCTCCCCCGTCACTCAGCGCTGCTCTGCGGTCAGTTTGGTGTCTTCTCCCGGCGAGTAGTAGCAGTAGTCATCCGCCGCCGATGCTCCGCCCCGGAGGTAGTTTTTCGCGGTAAAATCAACACACgagacacacagcagcagcagcagagacacacTGAGTCCAG TAGAGTCATGCTGTCCAACGTGGAAATCAAAGCCAAAGTGAGCGACCCAACGCTGTTCGCCGAGAAGGCCGCCaagctcagccaatcagagggaaCGATCATCGGACAGCACGACACCTTCTTCAACTGCCGCCATGGACGACTGAAGCTGCGAGACTTCATG aaCGAGGCAGGTCAGCTGATCTTCTACGAGCGTCCGGACACCGatggacccaaactgtcccGTTACTCCATCAGTCCGACCAGCGACCCGTCAAGTCTCCGG gcGGTGCTGTCAGACGCTCTTGGGGTTAAAGGTGAGGTGCGGAAGGAGCGACGGCtgtttctgattggtcagacCAGAGTTCACCTGGACACAGTGGAGGGGCTGGGGAACTACATGGAGCTGGag gTGGTGATGCGTCCAGAGCAGACCGTTGAAGACGGACAGAAG gttgCCGAGGATCTGATGGTGAAGTTGGGTGTCTCAAAGGAGAGTCTGGTGATGGGAGCGTACATGGACCTGATACTGAAGGGACactaa